Proteins from a single region of Deltaproteobacteria bacterium:
- the murG gene encoding undecaprenyldiphospho-muramoylpentapeptide beta-N-acetylglucosaminyltransferase translates to MKIIIAGGGTGGHLFPGIAIAEEFLKRDQKNSILFIGTERGLEKRILGNMGFDLRTLDVEGVKGRGITKTIGALRKIPRSLFQSYRLIRDYCPDIVIGVGGYASGPAVMAAHFMGIKTAIAEQNALPGVTNRILGIFADRIFLTFSETKKWFSEKKIIVSGNPIRAAFLTGIQEPKKAAGKFTLLVFGGSQGAHSINMAALDALPYLDEMKANLKIIHQTGSVDLKCVSEFYLSHGIDAAVLPFIMDMAQAYSSSDLLICRAGATSIAEITVSGKAAILIPFPYAANDHQTKNALALVKAGAAEMIAETSLDGKKLAEIIEHFYHHPEMIRDMEIQSARLGNEKAASDIVDICMQMAASRNL, encoded by the coding sequence ATGAAAATTATCATTGCAGGTGGAGGAACGGGAGGGCACCTTTTCCCCGGAATTGCCATCGCAGAGGAATTTTTAAAAAGGGATCAAAAAAACAGCATCCTTTTCATCGGAACCGAGAGGGGGCTGGAAAAAAGGATATTGGGGAATATGGGATTTGATCTTCGTACCCTTGATGTAGAAGGAGTTAAAGGAAGGGGTATAACAAAAACTATCGGTGCTTTACGGAAGATACCCCGAAGTCTGTTCCAGTCCTACAGGTTGATTCGTGATTATTGCCCGGACATTGTTATCGGTGTTGGAGGTTATGCTTCCGGTCCGGCAGTAATGGCAGCCCATTTCATGGGCATAAAAACCGCCATTGCAGAACAAAATGCCCTACCGGGCGTCACCAACAGGATTCTTGGAATATTTGCCGACAGGATATTTTTGACCTTTTCTGAAACAAAAAAGTGGTTCTCTGAAAAAAAGATCATCGTTTCCGGGAATCCCATCAGAGCCGCCTTTCTTACCGGAATACAGGAACCGAAAAAAGCGGCAGGCAAGTTTACTCTCCTTGTTTTTGGTGGAAGCCAGGGTGCTCATAGCATAAACATGGCAGCTCTGGATGCTCTGCCCTATTTGGATGAAATGAAAGCTAACCTCAAAATTATACATCAAACAGGCAGCGTTGACCTGAAATGTGTTTCTGAATTTTACCTGTCGCACGGGATTGATGCAGCTGTTCTGCCCTTTATAATGGACATGGCCCAAGCCTACAGTTCCTCGGATTTACTCATTTGCAGGGCAGGTGCGACGTCGATCGCCGAGATCACAGTGAGCGGAAAAGCGGCCATTTTAATCCCTTTTCCCTATGCCGCAAATGATCATCAGACGAAGAATGCCCTGGCGCTGGTAAAAGCGGGGGCTGCTGAAATGATAGCTGAAACAAGCCTCGATGGGAAAAAACTGGCTGAGATCATTGAACATTTTTACCACCACCCGGAAATGATACGAGACATGGAGATACAATCAGCCAGGCTCGGCAATGAAAAGGCGGCATCTGATATTGTAGACATTTGTATGCAAATGGCGGCATCAAGAAATTTGTAA
- the murC gene encoding UDP-N-acetylmuramate--L-alanine ligase — protein MRRKIKRIHFVGIGGIGMSGIAEVLLNLGYTITGSDLSQSDLTQRLASLGARIYTGHHASHLGDTDVVVTSTAVKTDNPETLEAHRRNIPVIPRAEMLAELLKMKFSIAVSGSHGKTTTTSMVAMVLASGGLDPTMVIGGKLASIGSNAKLGDGEVIVAEADESDGSFLKLSPSLAVITNIDLEHLDYYRDIEDIKTAFLQFANIVPFYGSTILCLDDENVKDILPKIKRKTVTYGLAPSAEYRASEISFSGPSSRFTLHYKEDALGTVTLNVPGLFNVYNSLATIAVARELDMEFPAIEEGLKSFTGVQRRLEVKGKVNGITIVDDYGHHPTEIRETLRAAKHVWNDKIIVVFQPHRYTRTKALFNEFITAFPNADTLIVTDIYAASEVPIDGVNAESLCDGIRRHGHKNVIYIKTFDDIVNHLLTIAKPSDVIITQGAGNVWKIGEEFLKKASGT, from the coding sequence ATGCGGAGAAAGATCAAACGCATCCATTTTGTTGGAATAGGCGGTATCGGCATGAGTGGCATCGCAGAGGTACTTCTCAACCTTGGTTACACGATCACAGGATCCGACCTCAGCCAATCCGACCTTACACAGAGACTGGCTTCACTCGGCGCCAGAATTTATACAGGTCATCATGCCTCTCATCTTGGTGATACGGATGTGGTCGTTACCTCAACAGCAGTGAAAACCGACAACCCCGAGACATTAGAGGCACACAGAAGGAATATCCCCGTTATACCCCGTGCTGAAATGCTGGCAGAGCTGCTTAAAATGAAGTTTTCCATTGCCGTATCGGGAAGCCACGGAAAAACAACAACAACATCAATGGTAGCAATGGTTCTCGCATCCGGAGGTCTTGATCCAACCATGGTGATAGGGGGCAAGCTTGCCAGTATCGGCAGCAACGCAAAGCTGGGGGATGGAGAGGTCATTGTGGCTGAGGCCGATGAAAGTGATGGCTCATTTCTTAAACTGTCTCCATCTTTAGCGGTGATAACCAATATCGACCTCGAACACCTTGATTATTACAGAGACATTGAAGACATCAAAACGGCTTTCTTACAGTTTGCCAACATCGTCCCCTTTTATGGTTCCACAATACTCTGTTTGGACGATGAAAATGTAAAAGATATTCTGCCAAAAATAAAAAGGAAAACCGTGACGTACGGTCTCGCACCATCCGCAGAATACAGAGCAAGCGAAATATCATTCTCCGGACCATCTTCCCGTTTTACCCTTCACTATAAAGAAGATGCCTTAGGAACCGTGACGCTGAACGTTCCAGGCCTTTTCAATGTATATAATTCCCTCGCTACAATCGCGGTCGCCCGGGAATTGGATATGGAATTTCCAGCTATTGAGGAAGGTCTGAAAAGTTTTACCGGCGTTCAGCGCAGGCTGGAGGTTAAAGGAAAGGTCAACGGGATCACCATCGTGGATGATTACGGTCATCACCCGACCGAAATCAGGGAAACTTTGAGAGCTGCAAAACATGTTTGGAATGATAAAATTATCGTTGTATTTCAACCCCATCGCTATACCCGGACAAAGGCCCTTTTTAATGAATTTATTACGGCTTTCCCCAACGCAGATACACTCATTGTTACCGATATCTATGCCGCCAGTGAAGTTCCAATAGACGGCGTAAATGCCGAAAGCCTCTGTGACGGTATACGTCGTCACGGTCACAAGAATGTAATCTATATAAAGACCTTTGATGACATTGTGAATCATCTTCTTACCATTGCAAAACCCTCCGATGTCATTATCACTCAGGGGGCTGGAAATGTGTGGAAGATCGGTGAAGAATTCTTAAAAAAGGCATCGGGGACATGA
- the murB gene encoding UDP-N-acetylmuramate dehydrogenase yields the protein MVWDSTIRERLGDIVSGKILFDEPMSRHTSIGVGGTADALVFPGSNEELSRVITCLRHFQIPFIPVGNGTNLIVKDGGYRGTVISMKGLNNTLTETGARHTSIYAGAGVTLSEIVALSAEESLTGMEFCAGIPGSVGGAVKMNAGAYGNEIQDVVETIELMNNSGEIRKVKKDTLTFEYRNLDLPEGTIIIGTSFLLTRGMKEQIKGRITEILGTRKNKHPLEYRNAGSIFKNPKGSIPAGRIIDEIGLKGIQIGNAKISEKHGNFIVNLGNAKASDIIGLIDMVKNKVKEIRGIILETEVKVIGEDG from the coding sequence ATGGTGTGGGACAGTACGATCCGGGAAAGGCTGGGAGATATTGTTTCCGGCAAGATACTCTTTGATGAACCTATGTCGCGCCATACGTCAATCGGTGTTGGCGGAACGGCCGATGCATTGGTTTTCCCGGGAAGCAATGAAGAGCTAAGCCGGGTTATCACCTGTCTTAGGCACTTTCAAATACCCTTCATCCCTGTCGGTAACGGAACAAATTTAATAGTGAAGGATGGCGGTTATAGGGGTACGGTAATTTCCATGAAAGGTCTCAATAATACTCTGACGGAAACAGGCGCTCGTCACACATCAATCTATGCGGGAGCGGGCGTTACCCTTTCCGAAATAGTAGCTCTTTCTGCGGAAGAATCTCTTACAGGCATGGAATTTTGCGCTGGCATCCCCGGAAGCGTGGGAGGGGCAGTCAAAATGAATGCCGGCGCTTATGGTAACGAAATTCAGGATGTCGTTGAAACGATTGAATTGATGAACAATAGCGGAGAAATCCGGAAAGTCAAAAAGGATACACTCACATTTGAATATAGAAATCTCGATCTGCCGGAAGGTACGATTATTATCGGTACATCGTTTCTCCTGACAAGGGGGATGAAGGAACAAATTAAGGGGAGGATTACCGAAATTCTCGGAACACGGAAAAATAAGCACCCTCTTGAATATCGTAACGCCGGCTCCATATTCAAAAACCCTAAGGGAAGTATTCCGGCAGGCCGGATCATCGATGAAATAGGCCTTAAAGGTATTCAGATAGGCAACGCAAAAATCTCAGAAAAACACGGAAATTTCATTGTTAACTTAGGAAATGCAAAAGCAAGTGACATCATCGGCCTGATCGACATGGTTAAGAATAAAGTTAAAGAAATACGTGGCATTATCTTGGAAACAGAGGTTAAGGTCATTGGGGAAGATGGATGA
- a CDS encoding FtsQ-type POTRA domain-containing protein gives MKNPFKSKFETKKYKFKRRSKHILHELSRTALLLCVIFAITVVMIYGYNFTITSPYFQIKETIVRGCKELTEKEILSLAGIKPSLSLLAINLDTIARRIEANPWIKEVSIGREFPNRLIIEVQERTAVALVKRDNSFSLLDVDGVVFKKLENSDEVDIPVLNVSHSEDSDSELFTKSLDLLRYLSTSKEFPTIRNISEIHGHDVFGLSLFTDRGLCIRLGFDSYENKLKRLTTVMADLERRNMKLGFLLIDLNDPAKITVQKKDVLGPILPTGSKKGYRT, from the coding sequence ATGAAAAATCCCTTTAAATCAAAATTTGAAACGAAAAAATACAAGTTTAAAAGGCGTTCAAAGCATATATTGCACGAGCTATCGCGTACGGCCCTGCTCTTATGTGTAATTTTTGCAATTACCGTCGTAATGATCTATGGGTATAATTTTACGATAACTTCCCCTTATTTTCAGATCAAAGAGACGATTGTCCGTGGTTGCAAGGAACTCACAGAAAAAGAAATCCTCTCCCTCGCAGGAATTAAACCATCTCTAAGTCTCCTGGCAATTAATCTGGATACAATCGCCCGCAGGATCGAAGCAAATCCATGGATCAAAGAAGTTTCCATAGGGAGAGAATTTCCCAACCGGTTGATAATAGAAGTACAGGAAAGAACGGCCGTTGCCTTAGTGAAACGCGATAACAGCTTTAGCCTGTTGGATGTCGATGGGGTTGTCTTTAAAAAACTCGAAAACAGTGACGAAGTCGATATTCCTGTGCTGAACGTAAGCCATTCTGAGGACAGCGATTCTGAGCTTTTTACAAAATCCCTCGATCTTTTACGATACCTTTCAACTTCAAAAGAGTTTCCAACCATAAGGAACATTTCGGAAATTCATGGTCACGATGTATTCGGACTTTCTCTTTTCACTGATAGGGGCCTGTGCATCCGGCTTGGTTTTGACAGCTATGAAAATAAATTGAAACGACTAACCACTGTTATGGCTGATCTGGAAAGGAGGAATATGAAATTAGGATTTCTCCTCATCGATCTTAACGATCCCGCTAAAATCACTGTTCAGAAAAAAGATGTATTAGGCCCCATACTACCAACAGGATCAAAGAAGGGATATAGAACATGA
- the ftsA gene encoding cell division protein FtsA — protein sequence MVKKGHVIVGLDLGTTKTCAIVAEITDTGIDIIGIGSHPSEGLRKGVVVNIESTVDAIKKAVEEAEHMSGCEISSVHVGIAGGHIKGQNSLGIVAVKGREVDEDDVQRAIEASKAIAIPLDREILHTLPQNYVVDDQNGIRDPIGMSGVRLEAKVHIVTGSVTSVQNIIKSVNRVGLEIDDIVLEQLASSEAILSADEKDLGVVLLDIGGGTTDIAVFSEGSIKHTAVLPVGGNYITSDIATGLRTPITEAEKIKIKYGCTYTPMIPKDEIIEVPSVGGREPREVTRQILGRIIEPRTEEILNMAYKEIIKSGYEDILAAGVVLTGGTSIMEGITDLAEHVFNMPVRRGYPTGVGGLTDVVNSPMYATGVGLVIYGSKNLSKDALLKRSEINIVSKTIHNIKKWFLEFF from the coding sequence ATGGTCAAAAAAGGACATGTAATTGTCGGCCTGGATTTAGGCACCACAAAAACGTGTGCCATAGTAGCTGAAATAACAGATACAGGCATCGACATTATCGGCATAGGCTCTCATCCCTCGGAAGGTTTAAGAAAAGGCGTCGTGGTTAATATTGAAAGTACGGTAGACGCGATTAAAAAGGCCGTTGAAGAAGCTGAACATATGTCCGGCTGCGAAATCAGCTCTGTACATGTAGGTATTGCCGGTGGACACATAAAAGGACAGAACAGTCTCGGTATCGTGGCCGTTAAGGGTCGCGAGGTTGATGAGGACGATGTCCAGAGGGCAATTGAAGCATCAAAAGCCATCGCAATTCCTCTGGACAGGGAAATTTTGCACACCCTGCCCCAAAATTATGTCGTTGATGATCAAAACGGCATCAGAGACCCCATCGGTATGTCCGGCGTCCGTCTTGAGGCAAAGGTACATATCGTTACCGGTTCTGTTACATCCGTGCAGAACATTATTAAATCGGTCAACCGCGTTGGACTGGAAATAGATGACATTGTTCTGGAACAGCTGGCATCAAGCGAAGCGATCCTCAGCGCCGATGAAAAGGACTTAGGGGTTGTCCTCTTGGATATTGGCGGCGGAACTACGGATATCGCGGTTTTTTCTGAGGGAAGTATAAAGCATACCGCTGTATTGCCGGTGGGAGGCAACTACATCACAAGCGATATCGCAACCGGGTTGAGGACGCCTATTACGGAAGCGGAAAAAATCAAAATAAAGTACGGGTGTACCTATACTCCTATGATACCGAAGGATGAAATCATAGAGGTCCCCAGTGTTGGTGGTCGGGAGCCGAGAGAAGTTACCCGTCAGATTCTCGGGAGAATCATTGAGCCCCGAACCGAAGAAATCCTGAATATGGCGTACAAAGAAATTATCAAATCGGGTTACGAAGACATCCTTGCTGCCGGCGTTGTTTTAACAGGAGGAACTTCAATCATGGAGGGAATCACGGACCTTGCCGAGCATGTTTTTAATATGCCCGTAAGACGGGGTTATCCGACAGGGGTAGGAGGGTTGACGGATGTAGTAAACTCTCCAATGTATGCAACCGGTGTGGGACTTGTCATTTATGGAAGTAAAAATTTATCCAAAGATGCGCTACTAAAAAGATCTGAAATAAATATAGTCAGTAAAACAATACATAATATAAAAAAATGGTTTTTAGAATTCTTTTAG